Proteins co-encoded in one Anaerobaca lacustris genomic window:
- a CDS encoding methylenetetrahydrofolate reductase C-terminal domain-containing protein, with amino-acid sequence MEHKSLGQKLRQRSDLLVLAELTGGPGFSFAPIERFLNVYQEAAQGGRAVLPEGFDFAAIALPQNPGGVANLEPAAIINVLEANHLLDGLDVVPHISCKDANADAIVSSLVGFRKAGVFSVLALTGDKPVAAKGVFELESVGLLRLIRKMNHDAYLGAKPDALAGVHQFIAGAAVSPFKYSEATQMQQYYKMEKKVRCGAAFLITQVGWDWRKSLELFIYLKERRIDVPVVGNVYLLSTLTPAPRLMHDIKLPGCFVSDELLAKVYSEKLDDHIERAAQQVAMFKAMGAAGVDIGGVHDFATFTRIVERAAEIGADWEPFKDNLCWPAKEAFYLYDDSGRAVPLSQPRPTLGKRFFDFSHRAFLDPDHAGFRAFKGTMAFLGADKGEGPVYKLFNASEKAFKYTLFDCEECGDCFLPENFGVCTMGDCEKGIDNAPCGDATVDGYCGNNLERVCVGNRVYEAAASEKGGRERLRATINPRRNPVLQHSSSILNYLFGKDHTMKNALISIGESVHASIPKTGQIMHQLRDRGADAYTQPSPELDYIRALIESQAADGADYIAVNLDAFGEDDPKLAVAMMVEYTRLVHRWGDGVPICIDSSNDDVLEAGLKEWYRVGATPRGCPAQPGQAQGPAPTVIRPPLLNSVKVYTMDRILPLKRQYDFSVIALLVSEDKPTGPGGSHSVDELCALAHRIFDEAVGKYGFKPEQIFFDSTVFPLAIDMPMEPGVPGYTYRTFETIRKIKSDPKFKGAHFSLGVSNSVRDLPGRRIGVCRAYVAKAMEYGLDAGIVNAAHKYGTVEPDPALVELVDAFAQLDGSLDKTGKAMELMGQFCQQNRKPS; translated from the coding sequence ATGGAGCACAAGAGTCTGGGACAGAAGCTTCGCCAGCGGTCGGACCTGCTTGTACTGGCCGAATTGACCGGCGGCCCGGGGTTCAGCTTCGCACCCATTGAGCGGTTTCTCAACGTCTATCAGGAGGCGGCTCAGGGCGGCAGGGCGGTCCTGCCCGAGGGTTTCGACTTTGCCGCGATCGCACTGCCCCAGAACCCTGGCGGCGTCGCCAACCTCGAGCCGGCCGCCATCATCAACGTCCTCGAAGCGAACCACCTGCTCGACGGCCTCGACGTCGTGCCGCACATCAGTTGCAAGGACGCCAACGCCGACGCGATCGTCAGCTCGCTGGTCGGCTTTCGCAAGGCGGGCGTCTTCAGCGTGCTGGCGCTGACGGGCGACAAACCCGTCGCCGCCAAGGGCGTCTTCGAACTCGAATCCGTCGGGCTGCTCCGCCTGATCCGGAAGATGAATCACGACGCCTATCTCGGCGCCAAGCCCGATGCCTTGGCCGGCGTGCATCAGTTCATCGCCGGCGCGGCCGTCTCGCCGTTCAAGTACAGCGAAGCGACGCAGATGCAGCAATACTACAAGATGGAGAAGAAGGTCCGCTGCGGCGCCGCATTTCTCATTACCCAGGTCGGCTGGGACTGGCGTAAGAGCCTCGAACTGTTCATCTATCTCAAGGAACGCCGGATCGACGTTCCGGTGGTCGGCAACGTCTACCTGCTCAGCACACTGACGCCGGCGCCGCGTCTGATGCACGACATCAAGCTGCCCGGCTGCTTCGTCAGCGACGAGCTTCTCGCCAAGGTCTACAGCGAGAAGCTCGACGACCACATCGAGCGGGCCGCGCAACAGGTGGCCATGTTCAAAGCGATGGGCGCCGCCGGTGTGGACATTGGAGGGGTCCACGATTTTGCGACGTTCACACGGATCGTCGAACGCGCCGCCGAGATCGGCGCCGACTGGGAGCCCTTCAAGGACAACCTCTGCTGGCCCGCCAAGGAGGCGTTCTATCTCTACGACGACAGCGGCAGGGCGGTCCCTCTGTCGCAGCCGCGACCGACGCTGGGCAAGCGGTTCTTCGATTTCTCGCACCGCGCGTTTCTCGACCCCGACCACGCCGGATTCCGTGCCTTCAAGGGGACGATGGCCTTTCTCGGCGCCGACAAGGGCGAGGGCCCCGTCTACAAGCTGTTCAACGCCAGTGAGAAGGCGTTCAAGTACACCCTGTTCGACTGTGAGGAGTGCGGCGACTGCTTCCTGCCCGAGAACTTCGGCGTCTGCACGATGGGCGACTGCGAGAAGGGCATCGACAACGCCCCGTGCGGCGACGCCACCGTGGACGGCTACTGCGGCAACAACCTCGAACGCGTCTGCGTCGGCAATCGCGTCTACGAGGCGGCTGCCTCCGAGAAGGGCGGGCGCGAACGGTTGCGCGCCACGATCAACCCGCGCCGCAATCCGGTGCTCCAGCACTCCTCCTCGATTCTCAACTATCTGTTCGGCAAGGACCACACGATGAAGAACGCTCTGATCTCGATCGGCGAATCCGTTCACGCATCGATCCCCAAGACGGGCCAGATCATGCACCAGTTGCGCGACCGCGGCGCCGACGCCTACACCCAGCCCAGTCCCGAACTCGACTACATCCGCGCCCTGATCGAGTCGCAGGCGGCCGACGGCGCCGATTACATCGCGGTCAATCTCGACGCCTTCGGCGAGGACGATCCAAAGCTGGCCGTTGCGATGATGGTCGAGTACACCCGGCTCGTGCATCGCTGGGGCGACGGCGTGCCCATCTGTATCGACAGCAGCAACGACGACGTGCTCGAAGCGGGCCTGAAGGAATGGTATAGGGTAGGGGCAACCCCCCGTGGTTGCCCTGCACAGCCCGGGCAGGCACAGGGGCCTGCCCCTACGGTCATTCGCCCGCCCTTGCTGAATTCCGTCAAGGTCTATACGATGGACCGCATCCTGCCGCTAAAGAGGCAATACGATTTCTCCGTCATCGCGCTGCTCGTCAGCGAGGACAAGCCCACCGGTCCCGGCGGGTCGCACTCGGTCGACGAGCTCTGCGCCCTGGCCCATCGGATTTTCGACGAGGCGGTCGGCAAGTACGGCTTCAAACCGGAGCAGATCTTCTTCGACTCGACCGTCTTTCCGCTGGCAATCGACATGCCGATGGAGCCGGGCGTGCCGGGCTACACCTACCGTACGTTCGAGACGATCAGGAAGATCAAGAGCGACCCGAAATTCAAGGGCGCGCACTTCTCGCTGGGCGTCAGCAATTCGGTGCGCGATCTGCCCGGCCGCAGGATCGGCGTCTGCCGGGCCTACGTCGCCAAGGCGATGGAGTACGGCCTCGACGCCGGCATCGTCAACGCCGCCCACAAGTACGGCACCGTCGAGCCCGATCCGGCCCTTGTCGAACTGGTCGACGCCTTCGCCCAACTCGACGGCTCGCTCGACAAGACCGGCAAAGCCATGGAACTGATGGGCCAATTCTGTCAGCAAAACCGAAAACCGTCCTGA